DNA sequence from the Pseudomonas fluorescens Q2-87 genome:
GGAGCCGCAAGCGTTGTAGTGGATCAGCCGGTCAGGTTTTACCCGACAGCGCGGTCAGCCCTGTAGAATGCCCGCCATCGATTCGCTGATGAGAAAAGACCATGTACGACTGGCTGAACGCCCTGCCCAAGGCTGAACTGCATTTGCACCTGGAGGGTTCGCTGGAGCCCGAACTGCTGTTCGCCCTGGCCGAGCGCAACAAGATCGCCCTGCCGTGGAGCGACGTCGACACCTTGCGCAAGGCCTATGCCTTCAATAATTTGCAGGAATTCCTCGACCTGTATTACCAGGGCGCGGATGTGTTGCGCACCTCCCAGGATTTCTACGACCTGACCTGGGCCTACCTGCTGCGTTGCAAGGCGCAGAACGTGATCCACACCGAACCATTCTTCGATCCGCAGACCCACACCGACCGTGGCGTTCCGTTCGAAGTGGTGCTCAACGGCATCGCCGCCGCCCTCAAGGACGGTGAGCAGCAACTGGGCATCAGCAGTGGCCTGATCCTGAGTTTCCTGCGTCACCTGAGCGAAGAGCAAGCCGAGAAAACCCTCGACCAGGCGCTGCCGTTCCGCGATGCCTTCGTGGCCGTGGGCCTGGACAGTTCGGAAATGGGCCACCCGCCGAGCAAGTTCCAGCGGGTATTCGACCGGGCGCGCAACGAGGGCTTCCTGACCGTCGCCCACGCCGGGGAAGAAGGTCC
Encoded proteins:
- a CDS encoding adenosine deaminase, producing the protein MYDWLNALPKAELHLHLEGSLEPELLFALAERNKIALPWSDVDTLRKAYAFNNLQEFLDLYYQGADVLRTSQDFYDLTWAYLLRCKAQNVIHTEPFFDPQTHTDRGVPFEVVLNGIAAALKDGEQQLGISSGLILSFLRHLSEEQAEKTLDQALPFRDAFVAVGLDSSEMGHPPSKFQRVFDRARNEGFLTVAHAGEEGPPEYIWEALDLLKIQRIDHGVRAIEDERLMQRIIDEQIPLTVCPLSNTKLCVFDDMSQHNILDMLERGVKVTVNSDDPAYFGGYVTENFHALYTHLGMTQDQAKRLAQNSLDARLVKP